The sequence below is a genomic window from Acetivibrio clariflavus DSM 19732.
TTCAGGCATGACAATCTCTGCTGCAGCTGACGGTGTCGGTGCCCGTAAATCTGCTACAAAGTCACATATCGTATAGTCTGTTTCATGTCCTACAGCAGATATTATAGGAATCTTTGAGTTAAATATGCTTCTTGCAACAATCTCTTCATTAAAGGGCCAAAGTTCTTCTAAAGAACCTCCACCTCTTGCAATTATTATAACATCGACACAGTTCAGACGATTAAGGGTATAAATTGCCCTGCTTATTTCCTCGGCTGCCCCCTGCCCCTGAACTCTGACGGGAAAAATCTTAATGCAGGCGTTATAAAATCTTCTGTCAAGAATGTTTATAATATCCCTGATAACCGATCCCGTTGATGATGTTACCACCCCGATTGAACCGGGCATGAAAGGTATCGGCTTTTTATAACGGCTGTCAAAAAGACCTTCCTCTGCAAGTTTCTTCTTTAGCTGCTCAAAGGCAATATGAAGATTCCCTACTCCGTCATTTATCATTTCCTCGGCATAAAGCTGATACTGCCCGTCTCTTTCGTACAAAGAGACATAACCTCTTACTATGACCTTCATTCCGTTTTCCGGCATGAATTTCAAGTGGGAATTGTGTGTTCTGAACATAACACATCTTATAACACTGTTTTCATCTTTAAGTGTGAAATACATATGCCCAGAGGAATGATGCTTGAAGTTGGAAATTTCACCCCTTATCCAGAGGTTTGACAATATCATATCCCGAGAAATAATTTCCTTTATATATCTGTTAACTGAAGTTACTGTCAAAACATTGTCGAAAATACCGGTTAAAGTTTCTTTCATTTCCTCTCCTATAACATTTAAGTTATTATTTTTACTACCAGTTTTTATCACAACAACCCACCTTTTTAAGGTGGGTTGTTAGAAAATTCAAGTACTTTCCGTTTTTTCAATCTTGCCAGGCAGTTCCTTGACTTGTGAAACTTTACCCAATATACCGTTAATAAAAGATCCGCTATCTTCACCGCTATAGTTCTTTGCCAACTCCACAGCCTCATTTATCGACACATTAAAGGGAATATCATCTCTAAAAAACATCTCATATATACCAAGCCTTAAAATAGATAAGTCAACCTTTGAAATCCTTGAAAGTTTCCATCCCTTTGAATATGTTTCAATAGTTTTGTCAATCTGTTCCAGATTATTATACACACCTTTTACAACATCAACAATATAATTCTCATCATTCTCTGCTAA
It includes:
- the xseA gene encoding exodeoxyribonuclease VII large subunit; translation: MKETLTGIFDNVLTVTSVNRYIKEIISRDMILSNLWIRGEISNFKHHSSGHMYFTLKDENSVIRCVMFRTHNSHLKFMPENGMKVIVRGYVSLYERDGQYQLYAEEMINDGVGNLHIAFEQLKKKLAEEGLFDSRYKKPIPFMPGSIGVVTSSTGSVIRDIINILDRRFYNACIKIFPVRVQGQGAAEEISRAIYTLNRLNCVDVIIIARGGGSLEELWPFNEEIVARSIFNSKIPIISAVGHETDYTICDFVADLRAPTPSAAAEIVMPEKQQLINRVIELDIRLRNAILRNIKIKRQKLDELKNSAVFRQPYDRIYQERMKLDVLYKDLKKAFLVKQERARLKLQFLIGKLDALSPLTILARGYSIVKSADDQRIIKSVTDVAEGEQIKVNLADGNLECTVNKVKGRN
- the nusB gene encoding transcription antitermination factor NusB; the encoded protein is MGRRAAREIAMKLIYQLEIQKDSRDEQIRQTLEQVNLAENDENYIVDVVKGVYNNLEQIDKTIETYSKGWKLSRISKVDLSILRLGIYEMFFRDDIPFNVSINEAVELAKNYSGEDSGSFINGILGKVSQVKELPGKIEKTEST